The segment TCGGCGCCGGAGCGGCGCTTTGCGTGATGATCACGCTCGCCTGCGCCTGGGAGCTCACGATCCCGACGGCGAGGGCAGCCAATGTGATGATACCAAACGATCTCATAATCAATTCCTCCAGACAGGAAGTTCTTCCTGTATCACAAACTCGGGGCTTACAAGTGACCCCTCCAAAGTTCGCATACAGATTTCCATCCACGATTCACTGACACAATCGGGTCCCGCTCACGCGGTGCAGGTCTGGTTCGCAGAATGCACCGCATCAGCGGCGACCATTTCTCAGTCCAGTCAATTTCCCAGCAAGTCTGCCGCAAATGCGGCCACGTCATCCACCAGGGTTCCGCCGTAAATCGCACAAAGCTGGTTTTCCCCGGCGAGCGCCGGCTCTCCCAGCTTCGCGCGGACAAACCCGGCGATGTCGGCGCCGTCGATGACGGTGTCCTTGTTCACATCGCCGCGCAGCGCACAACGATCGATGCGGAAACTCCGCGCCGTGTAGGGCTCGACCAGGTCTTGCCCGTTCCCCACCAGCACGCTTCCGTCGTCGGTGATGGCCGAAAGGCTGAGAATGTCGAAGTCGGCCGGGATCGTCACGCCGTTGGCAGTGAGATACGCGGCGACATCGACGAGCCCGCCGGCCTCCGTCCAGATGAACCCGGTGGCATTGCCGGGATGGGTGAATCGGTTGTAGCCGACCACCATGCTTCCATCCGCCGTCACGCCATTGGCAATTGCGACGCCAAACGGTGACGCCGTTCCGGGAAGCTTTCCGATTTGTTGTTCGACCCAGGCTGACCCATTCCATCGCCAGATCGCGGCCTCCTCGACCGAGAACGGGCCGATCGGAGGAAACCACGATGATCCAACGATGATCGTTCCGTCGGACGAGACAGCGCTGGCCTCTGCAAACCCCTCAGTCTCCTTAAGAACAGTGCGAACACCATTGACCCATACGGTCGGCCACCAGTTGCCGAAGTTGGGATTCTCGATCCACCCGGCGACGACCGATCCATCGAAGTTCACGCCGTTCGCGCGACCGCTGCCTCCCTGGGTTCCCAGGTCGACGAGTCCTCCCGACTGCGTCCACAGACTCGGGTGCGCAGAGCCGCCCGGCTGCCCCGGACGCCAGTACAAGCCCACCAGTGTGGCGCCATCGCCGGAGAGCCCCCACGCCGAACCATACGACTGATCGAGGACGCCTCCATCCGGCGGCACCGGAGGTATGCACTGCTGCCAGCCGATGTTGATGTCCCATATGCCTTGTGTGGCGTACATGCCGTCATCGGTGAGAATCGTCGCGGAAATGCGCGTGCCGTCCGACGATACCTCAGGGGCTCCGGCGCCGACGCCGATTGCTGGAACCGTTGCGCGACCCAGCGGCAGGATTCCGGTTTCGGCCGTCCAGTAGAAAGTCTCGTAGACGTCGTTGGTATTGCCGACGATAACGGTTCCATCGTTTGAAATATCAGTTGCCCCGCCTGCACCGATGATCTCGAAAGTGACCTGCGAAGTGGCGGAAGTGGATGCCGCGGCCATTGCCAGGGAGCCGACCGCGATCATTGTGCTCTTCGAAAGTTTCACCATTTACTCCTTCTTACTTCTTCTCAGCATCCGCCTTCATGAGTCGAGGTTGCATCTGTCTGCCTTCGCCGCAACCAACGACACACCTTTGGTGGTCAGGGGTTCAACACGCCATCCACAAATCCCTGAATGTCATTGCCGTCCAGATCTCCGTCGCCGTTCGGATCGAGCCAGCAATCCGGCCCGGCCTGCGGGAACTCGCTCAGCAATTCGCCGACAAACACGTTGATATCAGCCTGCGAGTAATCGCAGGGGACTGTGACGCACTGGGTCACCGCGATTGAAACGGCGTCGATCGCTGCTTCCACGGTGCTAGAGGTGCCCACATCCGTCGCCAGGAATCTGATCTGCGTCGTCGAAGACGGGCTGACTCCCGCCGCGATCATCATGTCCGATGTGATCGTTGCCAAAAGCCAGAACGTCTCCGTGCTGGAGCCTGTGGCGTAGTGCCATCGGAAGACTTCCGCCCAGGGCCCTGCCATGCCATTGGCACTCACTTCCGCGGTCAGCCGGTCGCTACCGGAGGTCTGATCGTTGGTGTACAGGTAGTACGCAAATGTGATCTCGGAAGGCGTGCCGGACATATCGAACACCGGAGAGGTGAGGATGACGCTGCCGTTGTCCACGTCATCAGGCCCCGACGAATTCGCGGTCACAAAGCACTGCCCACTGCCGTCCGCGTCATACTGCGGGCCGAACCCAAGCGGACCCCGCGTTGCGGGCACACCGCGCTGCCAGAAGCCGGCCGTCGCGCCGGCTGCGCTCGTTGTCCATCCGTTATCCGTCTCGAAGGATTCCTCGAAGACAGGCGCCGATGCGCCGAGAATCGCGGAGTAAAAACTCGTCGGTGCGTCAAACGGCGACTGGACCAGTCCACTGACCGTTCCGGTGACGCTCACGTAGTACTCGATGGTTTGCTCGCACGTCGCGGCCGGCAGCACACCGACGTACGCAGCGCCGACATCGGCAGTCAGCGGCAAAGTCTGAAACGCGCCGCCGCCAAGGCGGTAATGCAGCATCGCACTGCCCGGCACGATGTTCTCGCCGACGGCAAGAAACTGGACCTTGATCTCCTGTGCCTCGCCGGCATTAACAATTGATGGAAGGCCCGCCGGGAAGTCGATCGCAATGCCCGACTGATCTGCGCCATCGCCGACCAGCGAAAACGACTGCGGACCTTCGGGAACGTTGTAGCCGGAGACTTCAATCGTCCAGACGCCCGCCTCCGGATTCTGAACAAGCACATGCTCAATGTTGTTCACGTGGTCCGGTTGTGTCTGAATGGCAGGATTGGCGGGCATCGCGGGATTAAGCGTCCACGGATAGTAACGTGTGGCCGAGGGGCTTATGACGATCAGCTCGAGATCATTCACCAGCGACGATGCGACGTTGGGTACCGCCGGGTAATCGTCCCAGGCCAGCGTCACCTTCAACTCGGGCGTCCCGCCGCTCACGTTGATCGTTCGAGTCAAAGCGCCTCCCTGCGTCAGTGAGTCCTCACGGAACTTGCCTGTCCGCATCAGATCGATCGCCGGTTGAATACGAACCGAGCCATAGCCGAACTTATAGTCCGGCCCGGCGTTTCCAAGGTCCACGGCGGTGTGCGCGAGGAGTGCCTTGAGCGTGGCGTTACGCGGCAGCGGCCGATCGGGGAACTGCGCCTTGAAGTCCTGAATCAGCAGAGCGGAAAGGCCCGTCACGGTCGGCGCGGCCATCGAAGTTCCGCAGATCGTGACATATCCGGTGTTGTCGAACCCGCTCACCGAGGTGACGCCGTTATCGCCGCCGACCTGACAGCCGGGCGCGACGAAGTCCGGCTTGATGCGGCCGTCATCGACAGGCCCCCAGCTACTAAAGTCTGTCATCGAGTCGTCATTGGCGTTCACAGCACCGACGACGATGTGATTCTTTCCCGCGTGCGGCGGAGGTACCGTGCCGTACGCCGTTCCGCATCGCGCTGCGCTGCGCTCGTTGCCTGCGCCCCAGACCGACATGAAAGGTCGGCCCAATGAGCCGCGAACGATGCCGTCAATCAATCCCGAGACGGCGGTGTAGTCTCCCTCGATCGAACAATCGAGGAAGCTGCTCGATGCCAGGTTAAGCGCCAGCGAAGCGTTCATGATCTCCGCGCCGTTGGCGATGGCGTCGGTGACGTTGGACTCCAGATCAAGGGGGTCGGTTACAAATATGATGCCCAAAGGCTCAAGGCTGTTGAATGAGTATGACAGGATGCTCACGGCGGGGGCCATGCCGCGCTGAATGCGATTCAGGCTCTGGATGCCGCTGCCGCCGATGATTCCCGCAACGTGCGTCGCGTGAACGCCGTAGCCATCAGGGTCCATTCGCACGACACGATTGCCGAAGTCGAAATGTGTGTCGCGGACCGTCCCGCCGTCGTAGACCATGACCGTGACCCCTGTTCCATCGAGGACGTAGGGGGCGGCCTGGACGACATTGGCGCCGGTTAAGGCGCGGTTTTCCGCGTTCGCCGTTCCGAGTGCCGGCAAGGCGGGCTCCACAAACATCACCTGGTCGATATTCGCGAGCTGCGAGACTTTGTCGAAGGGAAGTTCTACGAGAAAGACGGGCATGCTCTTGAGGCAGGAACGGATTCTTCCGCCGACCGAGCCGATGGCCGCAATGGCGTTGTTACTAGAGGTTCCCTTGTGAAAGGACACGTAGGTCACAACCCGCGATGCCGCGCCGGCCGTGGCCTCCGTGTTCTCAGCCTGTGGTAATACGATCCAGGCCGGTGGTTCAGGCGAGGCCAGAAGCGGATGACGCTTCTGCTCGGGAGTGATTCGCTCAGCTCCGATTAGTTCGTGAACGTCGAAGAGCCGTTCGCGCTGCGATGCAACGCGGCGCACGTCGGCAAAGAATGCGAATCCGCCGAGAGGCTCCGTGAGGATGATGCCGGAGGCTTGCAGCTTTTCGCGCGTCGC is part of the Planctomycetia bacterium genome and harbors:
- a CDS encoding S8 family serine peptidase; this encodes MQEGAEASKHVVVEFDGPLTHATREKLQASGIILTEPLGGFAFFADVRRVASQRERLFDVHELIGAERITPEQKRHPLLASPEPPAWIVLPQAENTEATAGAASRVVTYVSFHKGTSSNNAIAAIGSVGGRIRSCLKSMPVFLVELPFDKVSQLANIDQVMFVEPALPALGTANAENRALTGANVVQAAPYVLDGTGVTVMVYDGGTVRDTHFDFGNRVVRMDPDGYGVHATHVAGIIGGSGIQSLNRIQRGMAPAVSILSYSFNSLEPLGIIFVTDPLDLESNVTDAIANGAEIMNASLALNLASSSFLDCSIEGDYTAVSGLIDGIVRGSLGRPFMSVWGAGNERSAARCGTAYGTVPPPHAGKNHIVVGAVNANDDSMTDFSSWGPVDDGRIKPDFVAPGCQVGGDNGVTSVSGFDNTGYVTICGTSMAAPTVTGLSALLIQDFKAQFPDRPLPRNATLKALLAHTAVDLGNAGPDYKFGYGSVRIQPAIDLMRTGKFREDSLTQGGALTRTINVSGGTPELKVTLAWDDYPAVPNVASSLVNDLELIVISPSATRYYPWTLNPAMPANPAIQTQPDHVNNIEHVLVQNPEAGVWTIEVSGYNVPEGPQSFSLVGDGADQSGIAIDFPAGLPSIVNAGEAQEIKVQFLAVGENIVPGSAMLHYRLGGGAFQTLPLTADVGAAYVGVLPAATCEQTIEYYVSVTGTVSGLVQSPFDAPTSFYSAILGASAPVFEESFETDNGWTTSAAGATAGFWQRGVPATRGPLGFGPQYDADGSGQCFVTANSSGPDDVDNGSVILTSPVFDMSGTPSEITFAYYLYTNDQTSGSDRLTAEVSANGMAGPWAEVFRWHYATGSSTETFWLLATITSDMMIAAGVSPSSTTQIRFLATDVGTSSTVEAAIDAVSIAVTQCVTVPCDYSQADINVFVGELLSEFPQAGPDCWLDPNGDGDLDGNDIQGFVDGVLNP